In the Podarcis muralis chromosome 15, rPodMur119.hap1.1, whole genome shotgun sequence genome, ACACACAGCCCTGCAAAGCAGACTAGGTGGAGCAACCCAGGGAACACAGTGTATCCGAATTGGACCAAGGTCTTACAGAGGTGGCAAAATGTTAGCTATTGAAGAGCCAAATGTTATATATGCAGTAGATCCCAGAACCTGCAGAGAATTCTAGGAGGTTGGTATAACCATTTCAGTTTAGGCACTATCAGGTGAAAGTTGTAGGACCTATGTTTTCTAGCTGTATCAACAtggaaaaacattcctgtttcaaTGCTGTGGATGGATAACTAAAAAGGAGGAAATAATGGAACAGAACATATCCGAGTAAAATTTGTCGTAGGCAAAAACGGCATGAAATTGGCTAAGACACAGCTAGGTCTGAAGACTGGTCTGGATTGCActgaaaggacctctggacagttttCCAGGACTCTTCCAGGACTCTACACACACGCATAGCATGATTTGTCATGGTTTACCACTCAAACAAATCACGAGTGGTAAACCAAAAATATAGCAAGGCTTGTTTTTCATGCTGCATGCCTATTCAGCCTTTCCATCCCCCTCTTCCACAATTGAAAGCACTGgggaaaggtaaaagtaaaggacccctggatggttaagtccagtcaaaggtgactatggggttgcggcactcatctctgctttcaggccaagggagccgacgtttgtccacagacagctttccaggtcatgtggccagcaggactaaaccgcttctggcacaacggaacacctctacggaaaccagagcgtacgGAAATGCTGTTTGCACTGAAGGCTTGATTTAAGCTAGCCACACAAACATTTTTTAGCACAAACAAGCATTTAATTATTGGGAGAATAGAATTCAGGATAAAGGAATGCAGGCCAAAATTGTATGTACAGAGGAATGTACAAAAGAGGAGCTTAGGAGTCATAGCAGACTAAAGTAAGATCTTCCACAATCTTGTAGCTAATAAGGctaggtaagtaagtaagtaaaatatCAAGTGTGATTAGGAGCTTGTTGCGCTCCCCATTCTAATAAAACTGTAGTATAGAAATTCCTCTGATCCAATCTCCCGGCTTAAGGATTCTTTTTAGAGTAGTAGTGGGGTGCTCAGATTTTGATGTATAATATATTCACACAATCCACATTACAGCGACCTGCATTTCCCCTCCCTTAGTGATGCTGTTGGAggaggatggggaaggaaggcCAAACATGCTTCTCCCACAGACTCGCCACTGAGTTCCATCACAGCTTTGGAAATCAAAACAATTTCCCACCTTACATGCCCTTTGGTAATAAGATCCTtattggcagtggcgtagcgtggggggtgccaggggtgccggccgcaccgggcgcaacattttggggggcgcgtttggccggcccccctcgaggaagcgggaacctctccaaggcacagcgtgccgtcggtagaggaaaaaagccgcgcagcagcagcagcagcaaagtcgggaggaggaggaggtggagcgagcctgctaattccttgctgggaattaagcggctcaagactctctccactggccgcctgggtagtgagccgagccgagcagggagtctggcgagggggcgggaagagactttccccccttttttccacctcgcctggtcaaaaaggagagcggagtctcctcagggcgccctcaggcagggcagggcaagcagagcgaggaggagagagaggggaagggggggaaagcagccaggaaacgccgcggtgtggaggaggaatcaatttaggagagaaagcgaaaagccttggagaaaggggaaaaaggaaagaaaagaggcagctccaggagagcgcgggggaaagagaagcctcgctgctgctgcttgggagagtaaattactgtacttgccttgccccgggttagggggcgcaaattacttgccttgccccgggttagggggcgcaaattacttgccttgccccgggtgctgataacccacgctacgccgctgcttatTGGAACTCCTCCTCTGCTTTAGAAGAAGagtggagaacatgtggccctccagatgttgttggactacaactcccatcatccctgaatgaCACTTGCAGGGGTTCCACATCTCTGCTTTCAAAAAAAAGAACCTACATCACACAGACATATGgaaagataggtaaaggtaaagggacccctgaccattaggtccagtcgtggccgattctgggactgcggcgctcatcttgctttattggctgagggagccggcgtacagcttccgggtcatgtggccagcatgactaagccgcttctggcgaaccagagaagcgcacggaaacacgtttaccttcctgctggagtggtacctatttatctacttgcactttgacatgctttcaaactgctaggttggcaggagcagggactgagcaacgggagctcaccccgttgcggggattcgaaccgccgacctcctgattggcaagtcctaggctctgtggtttaacccacagcgccacccgcgtcccttatggaaAGATAGTTTTGTGTAAATGAGAAATCATTGCATGTTTGAATGGCATTGTGCTTGGAGGGTGAGGTGTGTAGGATGGAGTTTTCATTTTTGATTATGTCTaatacaataaaagaaagaaagaaaaataatctaCTACATTGCCATCTGTATAGCTGCAAAAGGTGCTTCTGACACAAGAAAACTCTGGGAAAGAAATGTTTACCAGCTGCGCTATATTCAGAGTACTGAAAACGTCATAGACTCTAAACAGTTGAATCACAGGGCAATATTACCTAAAGGCTTAGTATATGTTGATCACTTACGTCTTTAAAACGTGTACctcttaagaaaagaaaagaaaagaaatttacgAAGGTACACTACAGGCAACTTCCGATTTAGGTGCACCTGAATGATGCGCAATCATGCACATTCACGTGGTACAGAACCAGAAAGTAGCCCCAAAATGTCATAAACACAGCATGAAAAGGGATGGAATGGGATGGGGCAGAACGGGCTTATGCCCCACTCCACCAATGAGCGTGGAGGGAACCTCCACAAAAAACAAGGAGTGCCTGTATGGTTTCTGGTGCTATAATCATGGAATTGCAGGACTgtgagcagtgccggatttacgtataagctaaacaagctatagcttagggcctcactcttttggggccccccaaaaaaattaaaggaaaaacaacaactggatgtacatttccaaaatataagataaacaataaataaaataaaacctacatacagttagagcttaataattatttcactattaatatgcttcttaattgtatttcagttcaacaattactttgatagaatacatattttgttatgtgcaaatggctttagatacctattaggtacataaattaccgtatagcatatattcaacacaaaaaacagcgacaatttgttgttgacaaaggacagctggacatataaagggccccattacctccagtagcttagggcctcatcaaacctaaatctggccctgactgTGTGCGAGTGAGAGAGCTCTAGCATGAAACCTTTGTGTTCCCAGTAGtaaaatctgcccccccccatggctaTAAACCCACCATGGAAGCACAAATTGTCCTGTGTCCTCTTACCTGGCAAAGCCCGCAATTCCTTTGGCAGGAGCTGCTCATAGGTGTTAAAGATGCCAGCATCAGAAATCACAACAGGAGCATAGATGTTAACAAGATCTTGACCTTTCTTTACACTCACACCTGAAAATAAGACCAAAATGTGTTCAGTCTGGGTAAAGTTTCTTTTTGATTACTCTAATCAAAGAGCAGGGAGAAATCCTTTCCTGCCGATCACAGAGAAGACCAATGACAATTCATAGCTGGAAGCTGGTAAGGAGGTGaggttttgttttcgtttttaatgtttctttttggTGGCACCTGCAAGTTCCAAGGGTTTCTGTTAGTTTTTACAAAGTATGCAAACCTTGCAAAGTATGCTAATACAATCATCCTCATTTTGCAGATGGTCTGAGGAAGAAGGGTTGGGGCGGGTGATCAATATTACAGGCAATCCTTCAACTGGCAAAAGAGGCTCAGTGAAATTAAGAGGGAGGGTTTAAGCATGTAAGCAGCTTAAACACCTTCAATGAAGTTTAATGTGGGTGGGAAGAGATTTGGTAGGATTGTTTATTGCCTTGGTTCACATGAAGGTACAAGCGACTCCTCTCTTTCCCTGTCCTTCACAAGAGACTCATTGACATACCTAAATTTCAGGCAAGACAAATGGCAGAGTGATGTTAATTTTTGCAAGTTAAATGCATCCTGGGAAATGCAACCGAAAGCAAGAGCATGCGGTGATTCCTTCTCtcaaggcttctctttccacacCCAGCAGCTGAGCTCAGAAAATAGGGGAAAGTTCCTATTTTAGTCCTTATACAGATGCCACAGTAAACCATGGTCCACCTGCTGACTGTGGAACAAATCACAATTAGAAGCCAAGGTGTCTTCTTGGCCTCCAGATTGTGGTCTGCAAATCTGGGATCTAACATTCAGACGTCACAACAAGCTTCATGGCTTGCTACTTCTGCTTGTTCTAGGGGCAGAGAGGGAGTGGCTGAGTGACATGCTTGTTCATAGTAAGGCATGAACCATGGTTTATGACCACATTCAAAAAAGGCCAATACCTTAAGCCAAGAGAGCTGCAGCCAACCAATGTAAGAATAGAGAACTAttttcaacccaagggttgcattCCCTTCCGGCCAGCCTCCTGGGAGGCACATACCAATGGTAGACAGGGCCAAATGAAAGAGtagacagagcaacagaagtgAACTtggcctttgtacagtagactagctTCTGCACATAAATGCTCCTAAATAaggcaaaaaaggtaaaggacccctggacagttaggtccagtcaaaggcgactatggggttgtggcgttcatcttgctttcaggccaagggagccggcgtttgcccactgacagctttccgggtcatgtggccagcatgactaaaccgcttctggagcaatggaacaccgttacggaaaccagagtgcacagaaatgctgtttaccttcccaccacagtggtacctatttatctacttgcactggcatgcttttgaactgctaggttgacaggagctgggacagagcaatgggagctccccccatcacggggattcgaactgccaaccttctgatctgcaagcccaagaggctcagtggtttagactacagcaccctccatccaggcatgcaTTAGCTGCtggacaaaaacactcaagggggTGAAGAGAGTACTTAGGCCCCCAGGCCTGTGGTCCCCTCTCCTGATATAGCCAatcctgagcttgatggaccagtaAAGCAGCTTTCTACAACAGGGAGCTCTTGCATGGAAAAGCAAATAAGAGTAAGAGCCCCAGAATCTCTCGGTTTAGAAATCAAAGCAGCGTGATCAAGGGGTTGCACATAAGCCCTGCGGCTtcccatttcttccccatccatACAGCAATTCCTTGGGCCACACGGGATGCTTAAGGCACAATGCAAAGCGCTCTGGATCTTCTTGTTATAATCCACACAGCAATCCTCTAATACAGATCAGTATTGTCCTCATGTTGCAGGTGGGGAAGGGGAGATGTGGCAAAGGTTACCTGAGTTAGCCAGGTGAGTTCATGGCAGAAGCGATAATGCACTGAAACCTGTGGTTTCCATATATTTGttaggctacagctcccatccccTCTGACCatgagccatgctggctggggctgatgggagctggagtccagggccacaagttcctctcCCCTGCTACACTGGGACCAGGATGGAATCTGAAATCCAGACTCTCAGCTGCTATACTAAATCAGCTCTGAGAAAGGGCTCACCACAGGCTTTTCCTTGCGAGTTCACCAAGATGCTCTGCACAGGTGCTTTGGTGAGGACAGTCCCTCCGGCGCGTTCAATGATGGGGATGGAGTGAAATGCAATTTCACTGGATCCTCCCTGAGGGTACCAGGCACCTTCCAAGAAATGATCGACAAGGATGGCGTGCAAAGGGAAGCTTGACTTCTCCGGAATGACTCCTGTAAGACACAGAACAAGGATTATTAAATCAGAAAGCTGAAATCGAAATTGTGgtttagcgcccccccccccaacctcttgaAGTCTCTTCCAAGCAAAGTCTACACAGGAATGGTCCAAGTCTACACACTCCATGTAAGTCAGCTTGGAAATTAAGCCCATTAAAATATTAGCTCACAGTGCACCACGAAATATATAATGCCATGTCTAATCAAAGATAGTCATTGTGGCCTTAGGGCTGGAGGTGTCTGCATAAGAGCAGCCTCTGTTTTATTTCTTAGAggattttttttacttccttacCCAAACATTACCTTCACCCCATGAGgctctcctctgccccctcctatCATCTGAAGTTAGGCAAATGGGAACAGGATGGAGGCCTTTTTGGTTGTGGCCCCTGCTTATAAGAATGCTCTTTCTAAGGGGGGTCACCTGGTACCTATTCTGATGTCATTCTCAGGCCAGTCAGGGACATTTCTATTTGCCTAggcttttatttcttttgctgaAGTTTTCTGGCACATTCTGTTTGAGGGGTGGTTCAGCTATACGAAGTCAGTTTATTAAGCTGACGAAGAGCATTGATCCAACATGTTTACCTGTCTCCCGGCCCCTCATAAGTTGCTAAccatttgctgcttctttttatatatatatttaaaaatctgaaatacaCTCACATTTCAAAAGGCTCCTATAGAAAATGGATAGTCTGACTAAGCAGAGATTAAAACAGTTTCCTGGTTTATATGGAACAAGAAAACCTGGTTTCAACTAACACTTGGCCCAACCCTTGCCCTCAGCTTTCagtgtaaaaagaaaaattaaaaacaggatGCTACCCTGCTGAGCTTCTCCACTTCCATCACACTTCATTTGTGGCCATTCACAGGCACAAGGAAATTCAACACAATGACATGTCGTACTTTTGATATTTACTGAATGATACCAGGGTAAGAAGAGACTATGGACCACCACTTTCAATGGCAGCCACGTTGATATACTTTGCATTGTCTAGTTCCACCCACAGTTACAAGTTTCAGCCCCCTTAAAAGGGGCAAAGGGATTGCCCTTTCATATGATCAATTTACGATGCGCATGCCTTTGAGGCAGCAGGGGACAGCATCACCTACCATAGGTAGGGAAGATATAACTGAACACTGCTCTCAGGTCTGCATTTGTCGTGAACTCAGCCGCCACTTCCGACAGAGTTTTGGATATCATCCTAAAGAAAGGGGAGATCAAAGCCAGCAAGCCGGTGCAGTGCAGAAACCAGACCAAGGGCATCGGGAGCATTTTCAGAATTGCCATGTGGGCGCTCCCTTTGGCGACTctctgcggggggcggggggggggggcgggaaagcAGGGCGGAgaggtgggaagagagaaaagagatgaCGATTAATGCACAGCTGAAAGACGCAGCACGAGACCTCAGCAGTTACAAGAACAGAAGACTTCGGCATTCGCTAGGAAGATAGAAGTGGTTGTAGAGCAACCGGCAAAACAGAAGCACAGCCACAGCTGAGCGGAAGAGCGCATGCTATGCAGCTAGCAAGTGGTTGGAAagactgacacccccccccccccccagatcctggagagctgttgttAGGCGGAATTTTTGATACTTGACTAGAGGGACCAAGAAGGGAACTTCCTTTGTTGAGAAAGCACAGTGGATATTCAGAATCAGCCAACCTagggatgggtggggtacaaggagtaaatttattattattattattattattattattattgctccagGATTTAGAAGCCTCTGCGTTGGGTCCAAGGCTGCTTCCTTTTTGCTGCAGCCCTTTTGATAACCTTGGTAAATATATGCGCTTTTTTAAAGTTACACATTTTGTGAGGTAGATTCAGCTgagaaagaaaaactggcttcAGCGCTGTCCCGGGATCATCACAGTCAAGAAGGTATTTGAAATCAAGTCACATAACTTGTACTCTGTGGCAGGCAATACCCTCCAATGGTCATTTTGTGATGACCCTCCCAGAATATGTCCTCAAATTTCACACTGACCCAGAACATCTGGGGATCTCGACAGCCACCATAGCACCCACAATAAAAAATATAAGGCTGCAGTGCTGTTGAAGAAATTTAAGCTGACCCTATATGTTTTAGTTGCTTAATCTGTTGAGTTTGCATAACCTTGCAGGTAggtaaagacattttaaaagcaagaaaTAGTCCTTTGTTCTTAAATGGTGAACATATACGTCAAAGCAGGCATCAGCTTACAAGGGCTGCTTCCCTTGTGTTGGAGAGAAGAGGGATTGCCTCTTAAGATGCTGCTTGCTTTCTGCAATTTGTATATGcacttgtattttaaaaaatatccctgGTCTGATAAACCAGAGCACCTTTTTAGTTCATCTACGGCAAATCCTTTGAACAccttctcagaagtaagctctgccgagttcaatggagcttacttcaaGGCTAGATTGCATTCTAGATTGCATTTCAAAAGTGTCAAAAATATCAGTTAATCTAACAAATGGGTATAAGACTTTGCAGCCATAATACAAAATCAAAGGTCTTTCACCAAGGCGCAATGAAAAAAATGATTACCTTGACAAGCGTCACAAATCTGTCAATATTAGCTTCTTCGCCAGGAAATTGCTTCTTTAGGCCTTTGACATATTCCTTCTCCCCACTGTATAGGTAATACTTCTTGCAGCTGTCAAGATCTCCCAGGATGACAGTATCAAAGGGAGAGTCCATCTGGGCCCATTGGAGCTGCCCGTCCGTGAGTTGATCAATCATCACGCGTAGGATAGAGTTCTCCTGCATCTGCCCGATGTAATGGATTCCTGGAAGGCAACAGGTCAAGTGTCATAACGGAAAAGTGATAACGAAAGAGATTAGGTCCTAAATTTTAGAActggggtgtgcgtgtgtgtgctgtGCATCTTTCAGAGTTGGCCTGCTTGGGGAGTCGGGTGGGTGGTGGAACAAGCAACTGATTTTAGTCCACAAATGATACACAACACTGCATAACTGATGACTCCACCCCGATAATTTGCGTTCTGCTTCCTTTGCAtttaaattgaaatactttattgtcacttggtacaacttgtatacagtgagattacacaggCACCCCCCTCTCAGCTCTCATAGTCTTAATTCctctcgtttactgacgcacacccaccaaacccgaaagtcagttgccctgttgttatcttttcatttagcagcctaacagcccatggatagaagctgttttttaccctgttggtgcgactaatcatgcttctatatcttctgcctgagggaaggagatcaagaaagtgccggccagggtgtgaatcatcacCAGTTTTGTGCGTGAATAGGTGAGGTATTGGGAGCTCAGAGCCGCAGCCTATGAATGCGCCGCCATCTTGGAATATGAAGACTAAATGAAGGATGGCGGACAATGTACGATGACATAATTGTGTCCAACTTCACATGTAGCAGACAGGAAGAGAAATGAAGTTTTGTCAGGAGTCGAACTGCAGCAGATGGTATTTGCTGGAATCAATTCCTTTCTGGATAGGAAATGAAGAAGCcaacactggcaatttctgcgAGAGTTCTCCAACATCCCTACATGTATGCAAGGGCATAGCAAGGGGGCTGCGGTGGGGGTGGTCcgtcccgggtgtcaccactgaggggagtgacaaaatgccgggcggcactcaccgcggggcctgcagcgtgctcaagccacacgtctctcctgggagtgacgcggtggcttgggcgcctgcaggctccgcgctgccccaaacagtctgcccattgcctccccctcagctatagggcggctgagtgggaggaggaaggcagactccttggaggccccacggtGTCCCCGTGGGCGGCTGGCCCCGCCCCGGGTGCAGGACACACGcgccgccccaggcgcccaatcggtTTGCTCCACCGCTGCATGTATGTAGTCGTAACTGCTCAGGCCCACTCCCTGATTGTGTGGGTCATCTTACCTACGTCAAACTCGAAACCTTTCTCGTTGAAGGTGTGGCAGCAGCCCCCTGCCTTCCCATGCTGCTCCAAGACCAGCACGCGCTTCCCAGCTTTAGAGAGCATCACAGCCACCGCCAGGCCCCCATAGCCGCTTCCAATGACGACAGCATCCAGGCCGTCAGGAAccttgtccctggaaaagactgggAGACAGGGACAGAAGACATGAGTATCATGTAGCCGGGCTAGCTATTAGGCTATAGCATAAGAACGTAAAAGCCACATAATCTGGCATGTATTATCCCTGCTCTGTTCCCACACCACTCTCCCTGACCCCCCAACCTCCAAAGTAATCCTGTTGCTATAATCCTCGACCTACCTCTCCCACTCACATCTTCCTGCTGGTTATCCTAATTTGCTACATCACAGCCAAAATTAGATTGTGTGTAGGAAGTCTCAGATCCTCCACAACAGAGAAGATTGAgatacacacacaacaacaacaacaacaacaacacacacacacaagcaccccAGCAACCAGCAACTGCAATTTGCTTAGGATAAATGATGGAATTTCGGTGTGTGGAGACACAGAAGTGTTATTTTATCAGATGTGTTTGGAGGTAACCATTTGTAGCTTAGGAGAGATATATATCCGGGGTACGACCCACTGGGAATTCTGTGCTGTGCAACTGAATTGTGCATACGCATCTGAGCACTCAATTCCCCTTGCCCAAGTCTAGTTCATTTTAATAAGTAGACCCCCTCACTGTTGGCAAGTTAGGATCAAACAAGATGAAATGCCATTCATGGAATTATGTGAATGAACTGCAGGTACAGCCCCCCAAATGGATACCCTGGTATGGGGAGGAGGATTTAGCCCTTTGCTCTGCTGCAGCCTCAGATTCCCTGTGTGTTCTATTTTCAcaaggcaaacaacaacaacaaccccacttccattcattccaatgggcgTTTCCTTCCCAATGCAATAGCGGAAATTCAGTTGATCTTGTTTGGCACTGCAGTTGGGGCTGAATCCTTTGCCCCCCATGCCAGGGTCCTGATTGGCACTGGGACACCCAAAAtttagtgtaataataataataataataataataataataataataataataatttataccccgcccatcttggttgagtttccccagccactctgggcggctcccaattgaacattaaaaacacaatacagcattaaacattaaaaccttccctaaacagggccaccttcagttgtcttttaaaagtaaaatagttctttattgccttgacatctgctgggagggcgttctacagggcaggtgccactaccgagaaggccctttgcctggttccctgtaacctcacttcttgcagggagggaactgccagaaggccctcagagctgcacCTCAGtgatgaatgatgggggtggagacgctccttcaggtatacagggccgaggctgttttgggctttaaaggtcagcaccaacactttgaattgtgctcagaaatgtactgggagccaatgcagatctctcaggattggtgttatgtggtcccagcagccactcccagtcaccagtctagctgccgcatataGTTGCATATGGATCAGCCTTTAGACACTCTCTTGAGGGTTTCTAGTGGCATTCTCTTTACAACTCTCTGAGCCATATAAaacttttgttaaataaaatatattgatcTGTAGAACTGTCACTGCTACCACTGCCACGTAATACTCATTCTGCAATgataagaaatcaatcttttaaaggggcagcaccaacactttggaactcctcccCTATTGACATCTGGCAGAAACCTTATTTTTGGtacctgtttaaaacatttttttgttttgtttaggcaagcctatctgaGCATGTAGAAGTTACCTCTGCTTTATTCTCTTTTCAGacactgttgattttaatcaacttttaagtggttaaaacggtggatcatcagaggtgctgatggaagtccaaaaagattgtataagtgataaagttttgtggtatgtactataatttatatgttaaagttaataaaaattattatataaaaaagattttaatcaacttttgaatgttttcaaattcctggtctttgggttttttttgagaattttaatttttttgtcatCTGTTTAAAGGTTCTCTTACAATCAAAGGTTATACACATTTTGTTAGATAAATGTGGGTTTGCATTTAATCTGGAGGAACAGCTGAAAGGAAGCAGGGAGTGACAACTACCTGCAGTGCAACGTGGTCTATTTTCCAAGGCACTAGGTGAAGTTAATTCAATCACATTTTATCAaatgaagggttttccttcctcaTTTTTCCCAGACTAGAATGGTGGTCAGGCCGCTTTTTGGCAAagaattttgcagccattttcatAAAGGTGGTATAGTCAGCATTATGGGACAGCTGGTAGGAGATTTCCTTGAGCAGGGTTCTAAAACATTCAGATGAGGATGGACAGAACGCAGACTAAAGAACATGCACAATCAtactttggttctcgaacagcttagttgacgaacaaatcggctcccgaacgccgaaaacccagaagtaagcgttctggtttttgaacattttttggaagccgaatgcccgacgcagcttccgcttgagtgcaggaagctcctgcagccaatcggaagccgcaccttggttttttcaacagtttcgggagtcaaacggacttctggaatggattaagttcaagaaccaaggtaccactgtattgataacaCTCCACAGAAGAAGTTTCTAAACCCACCTTTAAATAAAGGggcaactaccccccccccccgcatagcAGATGAAATGCTAGACTCGGCTTCTATCATTCACCAAATCTTATAGCACATGAATTGTCTTACAACAGGGgtggccagctcccaagagactgcgatctactcagagttaaaaactggcagtgatctatcccctgttttggggttcaggtcaaagttgttgaactttttaatgggggggggtctACCCCAGACTGCTTGGTCATGATCTAGCTGTTGGACATGCCGGTCTTACGATGTTATCCCATTTGCCTTCGCAGCAAGGTAGATCAGCATCATTTTGTAGCGGGGCTGATCTAGCATATTGTTCAAAGT is a window encoding:
- the LOC114585479 gene encoding all-trans-retinol 13,14-reductase-like isoform X2, producing the protein MSALFEPGSHFGVLAALSGAAMWVYALVGALLLLGIWRALGTRSPSSNPFRADSRRPPAPLVTDKDARRKVLKQVFSRDKVPDGLDAVVIGSGYGGLAVAVMLSKAGKRVLVLEQHGKAGGCCHTFNEKGFEFDVGIHYIGQMQENSILRVMIDQLTDGQLQWAQMDSPFDTVILGDLDSCKKYYLYSGEKEYVKGLKKQFPGEEANIDRFVTLVKRVAKGSAHMAILKMLPMPLVWFLHCTGLLALISPFFRMISKTLSEVAAEFTTNADLRAVFSYIFPTYGVIPEKSSFPLHAILVDHFLEGAWYPQGGSSEIAFHSIPIIERAGGTVLTKAPVQSILVNSQGKACGVSVKKGQDLVNIYAPVVISDAGIFNTYEQLLPKELRALPGVQNQLSMMNHGIAGISLFIGLKGSKEELGFEAKNYYIYRHSDFSEAFVRYFNCSRETAPENIPLLYIGSPSAKDPLWEKRYPGKSTLIVLAVAKYEWFEEWKEEKVTKRGAEYEAFKNCFVDNIMETVLKFYPQIKDKVRMSLSVAFQEHFMEPLSALLLS
- the LOC114585479 gene encoding all-trans-retinol 13,14-reductase-like isoform X1; translated protein: MSALFEPGSHFGVLAALSGAAMWVYALVGALLLLGIWRALGTRSPSSNPFRADSRRPPAPLVTDKDARRKVLKQVFSRDKVPDGLDAVVIGSGYGGLAVAVMLSKAGKRVLVLEQHGKAGGCCHTFNEKGFEFDVGIHYIGQMQENSILRVMIDQLTDGQLQWAQMDSPFDTVILGDLDSCKKYYLYSGEKEYVKGLKKQFPGEEANIDRFVTLVKRVAKGSAHMAILKMLPMPLVWFLHCTGLLALISPFFRMISKTLSEVAAEFTTNADLRAVFSYIFPTYGVIPEKSSFPLHAILVDHFLEGAWYPQGGSSEIAFHSIPIIERAGGTVLTKAPVQSILVNSQGKACGVSVKKGQDLVNIYAPVVISDAGIFNTYEQLLPKELRALPGVQNQLSMMNHGIAGISLFIGLKGSKEELGFEAKNYYIYRHSDFSEAFVRYFNCSRETAPENIPLLYIGSPSAKDPLWEKRYPGKSTLIVLAVAKYEWFEEWKEEKVTKRGAEYEAFKNCFVDNIMETVLKFYPQIKDKIEYVSAGTPLTNKHYIASVQGELYGAEHSISRLQVEVMATIRPQTPVPNLYLTGQDVFVGGFPGALHGAIVCASAVLKRNLYIDIMWLYGKIKANSAMKKN